In a single window of the Micromonospora inositola genome:
- a CDS encoding MFS transporter → MTTTTGRWPATAVFFLNGLTLSTYIVRIPTTKVAYHLTDGQLGVLGVLFAVAALASMQAVGTLVARVGSRPVLRVSLAVMPVLLALIGWVHGVAALAAVLTILGAVHGTTDAAMNSHAVAAERRAGRPILNGCHGAWSVSAVLASLITAGLAHAGVSLTVHLTGAAIALLVGGVALGPFLLPADADRRHGRPAMRGRVDWRAGWSRTVVALGLTGTALMVCEGAALGWGAVFLHDIRGASLSIAAGAVTAYTAGQTGGRLVGDRLTSRYGRQPVFRTGGLVAAAGLAIAVTGPRPATAVAGFLVAGLGSSVLLPLTFSAVGQAGGQRTATFVARFTTFTYAGILLGPGLISAAAELVGLTWALAALVPMLCLVSTLTRLPSPPPRVAATASAGTA, encoded by the coding sequence ATGACAACCACAACCGGCCGCTGGCCCGCCACCGCCGTCTTCTTCCTCAATGGACTGACTTTGTCGACCTACATCGTGCGGATACCGACGACGAAGGTTGCGTACCACCTGACAGACGGTCAGCTCGGCGTGCTCGGCGTGCTGTTCGCCGTCGCCGCGCTCGCCAGCATGCAGGCGGTCGGTACGCTGGTCGCCCGGGTGGGCAGCCGCCCGGTGCTGCGCGTGTCCCTTGCCGTGATGCCGGTACTGCTCGCGCTCATCGGCTGGGTCCACGGCGTCGCTGCCCTGGCCGCTGTCCTCACCATCCTCGGCGCGGTACACGGCACGACGGATGCGGCGATGAACTCCCATGCGGTCGCCGCCGAGCGCCGCGCCGGCCGACCCATCCTCAACGGCTGCCACGGCGCGTGGAGTGTCAGCGCGGTCCTCGCCTCGCTCATCACGGCCGGCCTCGCGCACGCCGGCGTCTCCCTGACCGTACACCTGACGGGCGCCGCCATTGCGTTGCTCGTCGGCGGGGTGGCGCTCGGCCCGTTCCTGCTGCCTGCAGACGCGGACCGGCGCCACGGCCGGCCTGCGATGCGCGGGCGCGTCGACTGGCGGGCCGGCTGGAGCCGGACCGTCGTGGCCCTGGGGTTGACCGGTACCGCCCTGATGGTCTGCGAGGGCGCCGCCCTCGGTTGGGGCGCGGTCTTCCTGCACGACATTCGCGGTGCGTCGCTGAGCATCGCCGCGGGCGCCGTCACCGCGTACACCGCCGGCCAGACCGGCGGGCGGCTGGTCGGCGACCGGCTCACTTCCCGGTACGGCCGCCAGCCGGTGTTCCGCACCGGCGGACTCGTGGCCGCGGCCGGGCTCGCCATCGCCGTGACAGGACCGCGCCCCGCCACCGCGGTCGCCGGGTTCCTCGTCGCCGGGCTCGGCAGCTCCGTGCTGCTCCCGTTGACGTTCAGCGCGGTCGGGCAGGCCGGCGGCCAGCGGACCGCGACCTTCGTCGCGCGGTTCACCACGTTCACCTACGCGGGAATCCTGCTCGGCCCCGGGCTCATAAGTGCGGCCGCCGAACTCGTCGGTCTCACGTGGGCATTGGCGGCGTTGGTACCGATGCTCTGCCTGGTGTCCACGCTGACCCGCCTGCCGAGCCCCCCGCCGCGCGTTGCGGCAACCGCCTCGGCCGGAACCGCCTGA
- a CDS encoding VOC family protein, with product MTTPEFPKGAPTWVDIGTTDIPGAVAFYTRLFGWTHLDFGPDAGGYGAFLKDGRQTAGIGPAADAERGTSWATYLATDDATATAAAAEGTGAKVIMGPMQVMDQGTMAVLLDPTGAYVSIWQPGKHRGAEVTGEHGSLTWAELMTSDIAASKAFYTSVFGVTTRDVAMGGNETYTLIEAGGQPVAGALQIRPDWGPMPSQWSVYFAVDDCDATADLAISLGATEKLRQDSPAGRFATLIDPQGGVFSIIKNDPNFSM from the coding sequence ATGACGACACCAGAGTTCCCCAAGGGCGCTCCGACCTGGGTTGACATCGGCACGACCGACATTCCGGGTGCCGTCGCCTTCTACACCCGGCTCTTCGGCTGGACACACCTGGACTTCGGACCCGACGCGGGCGGCTACGGAGCGTTCCTCAAGGACGGCCGGCAGACGGCCGGGATCGGCCCGGCGGCGGATGCGGAGCGCGGCACGTCCTGGGCGACCTATCTCGCTACGGACGACGCGACGGCGACCGCTGCCGCCGCGGAGGGCACCGGCGCAAAGGTGATCATGGGACCGATGCAGGTGATGGACCAGGGCACCATGGCGGTCCTGCTCGACCCCACGGGCGCGTACGTCTCGATCTGGCAGCCCGGCAAGCACCGCGGTGCCGAGGTGACCGGCGAGCACGGCAGCCTCACCTGGGCCGAGCTCATGACGAGCGACATCGCGGCGAGCAAGGCGTTCTACACCTCCGTCTTCGGGGTCACGACGCGGGACGTGGCAATGGGCGGCAACGAGACCTACACGCTCATCGAGGCCGGTGGGCAGCCCGTGGCGGGAGCCTTGCAGATCAGGCCCGACTGGGGACCGATGCCCTCGCAGTGGAGCGTCTACTTCGCCGTCGACGACTGCGACGCCACCGCGGACCTGGCCATCTCGCTGGGCGCGACGGAGAAGCTGCGGCAGGACTCGCCCGCCGGGCGATTCGCCACACTCATCGACCCGCAGGGTGGCGTCTTCTCGATCATCAAGAACGACCCGAACTTCTCCATGTGA
- a CDS encoding type II toxin-antitoxin system VapB family antitoxin, with translation MSRTILDVHDDLLAEASKILGTTTKKATVNAALEAVVNREKRREFADWLKSGGLPDLTGGTGAAGR, from the coding sequence ATGTCACGAACGATCCTGGACGTTCACGACGACCTGCTCGCGGAAGCGTCGAAGATCCTGGGTACCACGACGAAGAAGGCGACTGTCAACGCCGCTCTTGAAGCGGTCGTCAATAGGGAAAAGCGGCGCGAGTTTGCCGACTGGCTCAAGAGCGGTGGGCTTCCCGACCTGACCGGTGGAACGGGCGCGGCCGGGCGATGA
- a CDS encoding response regulator, with the protein MIRVLVADDETLIRHGLAAILGAATDIEVVGEAADGLAAIDEARRLEPDVVLMDVRMPTLDGIEATRRVVRLPNPPRVLVLTTFDLDEYVYEAMRAGAAGFLLKSVPGEQLAFGIRTVATGDALLAPAITRRLVEEFLRRPAPGTGTPPSLAGLTARETDVLRLVGRGLSNAEVASELFLAESTVKTHVANLLAKRGLRDRAQLVVLAYESGLLRPGG; encoded by the coding sequence GTGATCCGGGTGCTGGTCGCCGACGACGAGACCCTGATCCGGCACGGGCTCGCCGCGATCCTCGGCGCGGCGACGGACATCGAGGTGGTCGGCGAGGCCGCCGACGGGCTGGCCGCGATCGATGAGGCCCGCCGGCTCGAGCCGGACGTGGTCCTGATGGACGTCCGGATGCCGACCCTCGACGGCATCGAGGCGACCCGGCGGGTGGTCCGGCTGCCCAACCCACCCCGGGTGCTCGTGCTCACCACGTTCGACCTGGACGAGTACGTCTACGAGGCGATGCGGGCCGGCGCCGCCGGCTTCCTGCTCAAGAGCGTGCCCGGTGAGCAGTTGGCGTTCGGCATCCGCACGGTGGCGACCGGCGATGCTCTGCTCGCCCCGGCGATCACCCGCCGGCTGGTGGAGGAGTTCCTGCGCCGGCCGGCGCCGGGCACCGGTACCCCGCCGAGCCTGGCCGGGCTGACCGCCCGGGAGACGGACGTGCTGCGGCTGGTCGGCCGGGGGTTATCCAACGCCGAGGTGGCCAGCGAGCTTTTCCTCGCCGAGAGCACGGTGAAGACGCACGTAGCCAACTTGCTTGCCAAGCGGGGGCTGCGGGACCGGGCCCAGCTGGTGGTGCTCGCGTACGAGTCAGGGCTGCTGCGCCCCGGTGGCTGA
- a CDS encoding PIN domain-containing protein, whose amino-acid sequence MPARPRTRSARWLLGGFQWLAMPDEIWDRAIDVQVQALHKGNHRALSMADLLIAAATAERHGATVLHYDGDFDLITAITGQPTAWVVPPGSAD is encoded by the coding sequence GTGCCCGCACGGCCAAGGACGCGCAGCGCGCGTTGGCTCCTCGGCGGCTTCCAGTGGCTGGCCATGCCCGACGAGATCTGGGACCGGGCGATCGACGTCCAGGTCCAGGCGCTCCACAAGGGCAACCACCGAGCCCTGTCGATGGCGGACCTGCTGATCGCCGCCGCCACCGCCGAACGCCACGGCGCCACCGTGCTGCACTACGACGGTGACTTCGACCTGATCACGGCAATCACCGGTCAGCCAACAGCCTGGGTGGTGCCTCCCGGCTCGGCTGACTAA
- a CDS encoding YciI family protein, which yields MRYVMLVCVAEDEERNADPTAWVEEMQRRGVRQSGDRLRPIRDSTTVRVRNGEVLVADGPFAETKEQIAGFDILDCTDLDEAIEVATKHPAAQFGTLELRPIWEGRFWET from the coding sequence GTGCGGTATGTGATGCTGGTCTGCGTCGCCGAGGACGAGGAGCGCAACGCTGACCCGACAGCGTGGGTCGAGGAGATGCAGCGCCGCGGTGTCCGCCAGTCAGGCGACCGGTTGCGACCGATCCGCGACTCGACGACGGTACGGGTGCGAAACGGCGAGGTACTGGTCGCGGACGGGCCGTTCGCGGAGACCAAGGAGCAGATCGCCGGGTTCGACATCCTCGATTGCACGGACCTCGACGAGGCGATCGAGGTGGCGACCAAGCACCCGGCGGCGCAGTTCGGGACCCTTGAACTGCGCCCGATCTGGGAGGGCCGGTTCTGGGAGACGTGA
- a CDS encoding DUF4386 family protein: MTVPSSRAGRPLAAALVAAPLLYLVSELIVPRNYVEDKPAAELAMLAEHHYAFLAAALLDFTTMVLFAAAVPAVVRLVRGRGRVFIRIAGTMVFLGTMGLAAHAMFALSDLDLAANPQRDAMAAASEVISSGTAAILILVLRLFAFDLGLTLLTIAAWRARLIPVWAAPFGFLALVGDFSPGNYNGILWAIASTAAFGMIALSLLRRSESAELPAPAMLPANA; this comes from the coding sequence GTGACCGTTCCGTCCAGCCGCGCAGGCCGGCCGCTGGCCGCCGCCCTGGTCGCCGCACCGCTGCTCTATCTCGTCTCCGAACTGATCGTGCCGCGCAACTACGTCGAGGACAAACCAGCCGCCGAGCTGGCGATGCTCGCGGAGCACCATTACGCGTTCCTCGCCGCTGCCCTGCTCGACTTCACCACGATGGTGCTGTTCGCCGCCGCGGTACCAGCCGTCGTCCGGCTCGTCCGCGGTCGCGGCCGGGTCTTCATCCGGATCGCCGGAACCATGGTGTTCCTCGGCACCATGGGCCTCGCGGCGCACGCCATGTTCGCCCTGTCGGACCTCGACCTGGCGGCCAACCCGCAGCGCGACGCGATGGCGGCGGCGAGCGAGGTCATCTCCAGCGGCACCGCCGCGATCCTCATCCTGGTGCTGCGGCTCTTCGCCTTCGATCTCGGACTGACCCTGCTCACCATCGCCGCCTGGCGGGCACGGCTGATCCCGGTCTGGGCGGCGCCGTTCGGCTTCCTCGCGCTCGTCGGCGACTTCTCACCCGGCAACTACAACGGGATCCTCTGGGCGATCGCGTCAACGGCGGCGTTCGGGATGATCGCGCTGAGCCTCCTGCGGCGCAGCGAGTCGGCCGAACTGCCCGCACCGGCCATGCTCCCAGCGAACGCCTGA
- a CDS encoding sensor histidine kinase, producing the protein MTTTPTWRRAVVDVAPAVALCVLGLVEVLMGELTGAVRAQHVAGTVLVTLALALRRRYPVLVAVAVSGVIVAVSFGGEPPDEVAALVAVAVAAFAAGAYASTGAGVLAAVTQSAAMVVAIALDPSDSSLANVVPTIVLFIGLPLLMGAAYRQRWLHVLALSERARQAEETREEQARLAVAAERRRIARELHDLVSHTVSVIAVQAEAGQQLLDREPASARAAFAAIADASRSALVELARLLRLLSADEDDRGAPARVELAPQPDLAMLDPLVGRFRAAGLPARLEIEGAARPIDKGVGLSAYQLIQESLTNSLKHSEGGEVVVRLRYGSDSLDLDVRDNGKPREGSGGTGRGLLGMWERVSLCGGSLELDVSAGFRVHARLPLRPTA; encoded by the coding sequence ATGACCACCACCCCCACCTGGCGTCGCGCCGTCGTCGACGTCGCCCCGGCGGTCGCGCTCTGCGTGCTCGGGCTCGTCGAGGTGCTGATGGGCGAGCTGACCGGTGCGGTGCGAGCCCAGCACGTGGCGGGTACCGTGCTCGTCACCCTGGCCCTGGCGTTGCGTCGCCGCTATCCGGTGCTGGTGGCGGTCGCGGTGAGCGGCGTGATCGTCGCCGTGTCGTTCGGCGGCGAGCCCCCCGACGAAGTGGCCGCCCTGGTAGCGGTGGCGGTGGCGGCGTTCGCCGCCGGCGCGTACGCGAGCACCGGCGCCGGCGTGCTGGCGGCGGTGACGCAGTCGGCGGCGATGGTGGTGGCGATCGCGCTGGATCCCTCCGACTCCTCGCTCGCCAACGTGGTGCCGACGATCGTGCTCTTCATCGGTCTGCCGCTGTTGATGGGTGCGGCTTACCGGCAGCGCTGGCTGCACGTGCTCGCCCTCTCGGAGCGCGCCCGACAGGCGGAGGAGACCAGGGAGGAGCAGGCGCGCCTCGCCGTCGCGGCTGAGCGGCGCCGGATCGCCCGTGAGCTGCACGACCTGGTGTCGCACACGGTGAGCGTGATCGCCGTGCAGGCCGAGGCCGGCCAGCAGCTTCTCGACCGGGAGCCGGCCAGCGCGCGCGCAGCGTTCGCGGCGATCGCCGACGCGTCCCGCTCGGCGCTGGTCGAGCTGGCCCGGCTGCTGCGGCTGCTCTCCGCAGACGAGGACGACCGCGGCGCACCGGCCCGCGTCGAGCTCGCCCCGCAGCCCGACCTGGCTATGCTCGATCCGCTCGTCGGGCGGTTCCGAGCGGCCGGGCTGCCGGCGCGCCTCGAGATCGAGGGTGCCGCCCGGCCGATCGACAAGGGGGTCGGTCTCTCCGCTTATCAGCTGATCCAGGAGTCGCTGACCAACTCGCTCAAGCACTCCGAGGGCGGTGAGGTGGTGGTCCGGCTGCGGTACGGCAGCGACTCGCTCGACCTGGACGTCCGGGACAACGGCAAGCCGCGCGAGGGCTCCGGCGGCACCGGCCGGGGGCTGCTCGGCATGTGGGAGCGGGTGTCGCTCTGCGGCGGCAGCCTGGAGCTCGACGTCTCCGCCGGCTTCCGGGTGCACGCCCGCCTACCGCTGCGGCCCACGGCGTGA
- a CDS encoding DUF4352 domain-containing protein encodes MQKQNRLAVAGLVVAGLITLGCGAGSSDTGKVTEGGAKATGAAAQAAKGETKKVAKMGADSVTLDGGILVSASKPTKFTPSTYSAGHTRGNSAILVSVTIENKGAEPLDLGLVTVTAAFGKDGTQAESVFDSAKGIESSFQSTIAAGQKRTAKFAFSAATKDLSLIAITVQPGFDNNVALFEGAL; translated from the coding sequence ATGCAGAAGCAGAACCGCCTGGCCGTCGCGGGCCTGGTCGTCGCCGGCCTGATCACTCTTGGTTGTGGTGCCGGCAGCAGTGACACCGGCAAGGTCACCGAGGGTGGCGCCAAGGCCACCGGTGCGGCGGCCCAGGCGGCCAAGGGCGAGACCAAGAAGGTCGCCAAGATGGGTGCCGACTCGGTGACGCTGGACGGTGGCATCCTCGTGTCCGCCAGCAAGCCGACGAAGTTCACCCCGAGCACCTACTCCGCGGGGCACACCCGGGGAAACAGCGCGATCCTGGTGTCGGTGACCATTGAGAACAAGGGTGCGGAGCCGCTGGACCTCGGCCTGGTCACGGTCACCGCCGCCTTCGGCAAGGACGGTACGCAGGCGGAGAGCGTCTTCGACAGCGCGAAGGGCATCGAGAGCTCGTTCCAGTCGACGATCGCTGCGGGGCAGAAGCGGACGGCCAAGTTCGCTTTCTCGGCGGCCACCAAGGACCTGTCGCTGATCGCGATCACGGTCCAGCCGGGCTTCGACAACAACGTCGCGCTGTTCGAGGGCGCCCTGTAG
- a CDS encoding IS110 family RNA-guided transposase, with translation MGNGSGVSRGDRNRNARLARLRALVPVTNAIVGIDLADAKQMVVVTDHDSKVLARKTFRCRAWNLGAALDWAAERATAKGWAGVTVACEPTGHRWRVLGQLAADRAMPFVCVQPMLTSWARRSEDLTSDKTDEKDAVLIARLTAQLRCYVPEPVDETWGRLRHLGARREQLIIEMVSQVQQIRALLECVWPAALDTAKQPFRSRTWAAAMTVICQRDGGDLARTRRLGAARFEQAVRREITRRGGCKPSLRILRHLFTALTDPTGVTAHRPGALERVAFLLQDWHTAADKLTDTDTRMTRVLDELKLTELATSIPGLSAVGAAAILAETGDPNRFATARALVKHAGLAPREKLSGTFVGRTKLTGQGRPALRLAAWRAVWGAQRSNAVYAARYQHLTTRETNKLTATQAQTVIAAAILRQLHAVITTGRAWNADIATYGSHHRRQVALAA, from the coding sequence ATGGGTAACGGTAGCGGTGTGTCCCGGGGTGATCGCAACCGCAACGCCCGGCTTGCTCGGCTGCGGGCGTTGGTGCCGGTGACCAACGCGATCGTGGGGATCGATTTGGCCGACGCGAAGCAGATGGTCGTAGTCACCGATCACGACTCGAAGGTGTTGGCCCGTAAGACATTCCGCTGCCGGGCCTGGAATCTCGGGGCAGCGCTGGACTGGGCCGCCGAGCGGGCCACGGCGAAAGGCTGGGCGGGGGTGACGGTGGCGTGCGAGCCGACCGGGCACCGGTGGCGGGTCCTCGGCCAGCTCGCTGCGGACCGGGCGATGCCGTTCGTGTGTGTGCAGCCGATGCTGACCTCGTGGGCGCGGCGCAGCGAGGACCTGACCTCGGACAAAACCGATGAGAAGGACGCGGTGCTCATCGCCCGGCTGACCGCGCAGCTGCGCTGCTACGTACCCGAGCCGGTCGATGAGACCTGGGGCCGGCTGCGGCATCTGGGCGCCCGCCGCGAACAGCTCATCATCGAGATGGTCAGCCAGGTCCAGCAGATCCGCGCGCTGCTCGAGTGTGTGTGGCCCGCCGCGCTCGACACCGCCAAGCAGCCGTTCCGGTCCCGCACCTGGGCGGCGGCGATGACGGTGATCTGCCAGCGTGACGGCGGTGACCTCGCCCGCACCCGACGCCTCGGCGCGGCCCGATTCGAGCAGGCCGTGCGCCGTGAGATCACCCGCCGCGGTGGGTGCAAACCCTCGCTGCGCATCCTGCGGCACCTGTTCACCGCGTTGACCGACCCCACCGGGGTGACCGCCCACCGGCCCGGTGCGCTGGAGCGGGTCGCGTTCCTGCTGCAGGACTGGCACACCGCCGCCGACAAACTCACCGACACCGACACCCGGATGACCCGCGTCCTCGACGAGCTCAAGCTGACCGAACTGGCCACCTCCATCCCCGGCCTATCCGCGGTCGGCGCGGCGGCGATCCTCGCCGAGACCGGTGACCCGAACCGGTTCGCCACCGCCCGCGCCCTGGTCAAGCACGCCGGCCTCGCACCGCGGGAGAAACTGTCCGGGACGTTCGTCGGCCGCACCAAACTCACCGGCCAGGGCCGACCCGCGCTGCGTCTGGCCGCCTGGCGGGCGGTCTGGGGCGCCCAGCGCAGCAATGCCGTCTATGCCGCCCGCTACCAGCATCTGACCACCCGGGAGACCAACAAACTCACGGCGACCCAAGCCCAGACCGTCATCGCCGCGGCGATCCTGCGCCAGTTGCACGCCGTCATCACCACCGGACGAGCGTGGAACGCCGACATCGCCACCTACGGCAGCCACCACCGCAGGCAGGTGGCTCTAGCCGCCTGA
- a CDS encoding VOC family protein, giving the protein MAARLVQINMKARDDSALGGFWAEALGWGVSSEGPGVTNLEPEGFVYPDPVAVCLDLIVSPEPKTVKNRVHVDLATTSAAHQAEVVTRLKDLGAAPADVGQGDVPWTVMADPEGNEFCVLDPRPLYRDTGPIAAVVVDCADPRAMARFWGKAMDWSLHEMTDHNAVLRSAKGVGPYLQFLRTPDVKTVWNRVHLDLRPYPGDVLEAEAARLRTLGATAIDLGQSDVPWTVLADPEGNEFCLLTPG; this is encoded by the coding sequence ATGGCAGCGCGGCTTGTTCAAATCAACATGAAGGCTCGGGACGACTCCGCGCTGGGCGGTTTCTGGGCGGAGGCGCTCGGCTGGGGAGTCTCCAGCGAGGGACCCGGCGTGACCAACCTCGAACCCGAGGGCTTCGTCTACCCCGACCCCGTCGCTGTCTGCCTCGACCTCATCGTCTCCCCGGAACCCAAGACGGTGAAGAACCGCGTGCACGTCGACCTCGCCACCACCTCGGCGGCCCATCAGGCGGAGGTGGTCACGCGCCTGAAGGATCTCGGCGCAGCACCCGCCGACGTAGGCCAGGGCGACGTCCCATGGACGGTCATGGCCGACCCAGAGGGCAACGAGTTCTGCGTGCTGGACCCCCGACCGCTCTACCGAGACACCGGACCGATCGCCGCGGTAGTGGTCGACTGCGCGGATCCGCGAGCCATGGCCCGCTTCTGGGGCAAGGCCATGGACTGGTCCCTGCACGAGATGACCGACCACAACGCGGTACTGCGCTCCGCCAAGGGCGTCGGCCCATATCTGCAGTTCCTCCGCACACCCGACGTGAAGACCGTGTGGAACCGCGTCCATCTCGACCTCCGCCCATACCCAGGTGACGTCCTAGAGGCAGAGGCGGCCAGACTGCGGACTCTCGGCGCCACCGCCATCGACCTAGGCCAGAGCGATGTCCCGTGGACTGTCCTCGCCGACCCGGAAGGCAACGAGTTCTGCCTCCTCACCCCAGGCTGA
- a CDS encoding RNA polymerase sigma factor, translating into MGDVNTPDAVARAFRAERLAVLATVIRLTGDWELAEECVQDAFEAALRRWPVDGVPRRPGAWLTTTARHRALDRLRRANVEAAKLQELAEAPDAGDDEWTDDRLRLIFTCCHPALTLDARVALTLQTVAGLATEEIARAFLTSTATMAQRVVRAKRKIREAGIPYRVPPADLLPERLTGVLGVLYLLFNEGYSGRRELAGEAIRLGRLLVRLMPTETEVRGLVALMLLQHARAAARTDRNGDLVPLDEQDRSRWDRTLIDEGRGLLTGTPTPYQLQAAIAACHATAATAADTDWPRIAGLYEQLVGLTGSPVVQLNRAVAVAMAEGPQAGLRLVDALAASGRLQGYHLLPATRADLLRRLNRRAEAATAYEQAIALAPTEVERRFLRRRHDEL; encoded by the coding sequence CTGGGAGACGTGAATACTCCGGACGCAGTGGCCAGAGCCTTCCGTGCCGAGCGGCTGGCGGTACTGGCCACCGTCATCCGGCTGACCGGTGACTGGGAGTTGGCCGAGGAGTGCGTCCAGGACGCCTTTGAGGCGGCGCTACGGCGATGGCCCGTTGACGGCGTACCCCGGCGCCCCGGCGCGTGGCTGACCACGACGGCGCGTCACCGTGCGCTCGATCGGTTGCGCCGCGCGAATGTTGAGGCGGCCAAGCTGCAGGAGCTTGCCGAGGCGCCGGATGCGGGCGACGACGAGTGGACCGACGACCGGCTGCGCCTCATCTTCACGTGCTGCCACCCTGCGCTGACGCTGGACGCGCGGGTGGCGCTGACCCTGCAGACGGTCGCTGGCCTGGCGACCGAGGAGATCGCGCGGGCGTTTCTGACGTCGACCGCGACGATGGCGCAACGGGTGGTTCGCGCCAAACGCAAGATCCGTGAGGCGGGCATCCCGTACCGGGTACCGCCTGCGGATCTGCTGCCGGAGCGCCTTACCGGCGTACTGGGCGTGCTCTACCTGCTGTTCAACGAGGGGTACTCCGGGCGCCGGGAGCTCGCCGGAGAAGCGATCCGGCTCGGCCGGCTGCTGGTGCGCCTGATGCCCACAGAGACCGAGGTGCGGGGGTTGGTCGCGCTCATGCTGTTGCAGCACGCCCGGGCGGCGGCGCGCACGGACCGAAACGGTGACCTGGTGCCGCTGGACGAGCAGGACCGTAGCCGCTGGGACCGCACGCTGATCGACGAAGGCCGCGGGCTGCTCACCGGTACCCCCACGCCGTATCAGCTCCAAGCCGCCATCGCGGCCTGCCATGCCACCGCGGCCACGGCGGCGGATACCGACTGGCCGCGCATCGCCGGCCTGTATGAGCAGCTCGTCGGGCTGACCGGATCGCCGGTGGTCCAGCTCAACCGGGCGGTTGCCGTCGCCATGGCCGAGGGTCCGCAGGCGGGCCTGCGGCTGGTCGATGCGCTTGCGGCGTCCGGTCGGCTCCAGGGCTACCACCTGCTGCCGGCCACCCGCGCCGACCTGCTGCGCCGGCTGAATCGGCGGGCGGAGGCGGCGACAGCGTACGAGCAAGCCATTGCGCTCGCGCCGACGGAGGTGGAGCGGCGCTTCCTGCGTCGCCGGCACGACGAGTTGTGA
- a CDS encoding VOC family protein produces the protein MHNGVQAQVPVLYVADADAARRFYEVFGYSEQRSGGDGESRWSYLQCGELTLLLAAVTPRLVTVELPLLIYFYVDDLTATLQRLTAAGYAVERVGYPEHAPGGECRTADPDGNVVVFGQRRAVPEQARVEQPGEARFSLIRQAAEAVHRRGGAPARCQIGGPRGEPCPEPAEVKLADSWGDTVWGCMTHADEALLNARCAFLATEDGTGLGPFLQARQPQSERAAQG, from the coding sequence GTGCATAACGGAGTGCAGGCTCAGGTGCCGGTGCTGTACGTCGCGGACGCCGACGCAGCGCGGCGGTTCTACGAGGTCTTCGGCTACTCCGAGCAGCGCTCGGGCGGCGACGGCGAGTCCCGCTGGTCGTACCTGCAGTGTGGCGAGCTGACCCTGCTGCTGGCGGCGGTGACGCCGCGCCTGGTCACCGTCGAGCTGCCCCTGCTGATCTATTTCTACGTCGACGACCTGACGGCGACGCTCCAGCGGCTGACCGCCGCCGGGTACGCCGTCGAGCGGGTCGGCTACCCCGAGCACGCCCCGGGCGGGGAGTGCCGGACCGCCGACCCGGACGGCAACGTGGTGGTCTTCGGGCAGCGCCGGGCCGTACCCGAGCAGGCCCGGGTCGAGCAGCCCGGCGAGGCGCGCTTCTCGCTGATCCGCCAGGCCGCCGAGGCGGTCCACCGCCGGGGCGGCGCCCCGGCCCGCTGCCAGATCGGCGGCCCACGCGGCGAGCCGTGCCCCGAGCCGGCCGAGGTGAAGCTCGCCGACTCGTGGGGCGACACCGTGTGGGGCTGCATGACGCACGCCGACGAGGCGCTGCTCAACGCCCGCTGCGCCTTCCTGGCCACCGAGGACGGGACGGGCCTCGGGCCGTTCCTCCAGGCGCGCCAGCCGCAGTCGGAGCGCGCCGCGCAGGGCTGA
- a CDS encoding VanZ family protein has product MAVWTLPWLIVVLTPLDAPREVRLVPLRDLMEILADRPLTAFFQIGGNLLVFAAVGFGLGMGWQVRFAYVVAAAAGMSTAVEALQYALALGRVSSIDDVLLNATGAGLAVLAARRLPVPDRLLSLLPPR; this is encoded by the coding sequence ATGGCGGTCTGGACGCTGCCGTGGCTGATAGTGGTCCTCACCCCACTCGACGCCCCCCGAGAGGTTCGGCTAGTGCCGCTGCGCGACCTTATGGAGATCCTCGCCGACCGCCCGCTGACCGCGTTCTTCCAGATCGGGGGCAATCTGCTGGTGTTCGCGGCGGTCGGGTTCGGTCTGGGCATGGGGTGGCAGGTCCGGTTCGCATACGTGGTCGCCGCGGCTGCGGGCATGTCGACCGCGGTGGAAGCGCTGCAGTACGCCCTGGCACTCGGACGCGTCTCGTCGATCGACGACGTGCTGTTGAACGCGACCGGTGCAGGCCTGGCCGTCCTCGCGGCGCGTCGGCTGCCGGTTCCCGATCGCCTGCTGTCCCTACTGCCGCCGCGATGA